Sequence from the Meles meles chromosome 10, mMelMel3.1 paternal haplotype, whole genome shotgun sequence genome:
TACTGAGGAAAAAAGATCTAGAAAATGAATCAATCTACATTCTTTTTTACTACCCCCCAAAATATTTGTCAGTTTAATTTCATTACCATCTGTCAGTGGAGAAGAACTAGATGATGCTTGAAATGCTTTTAGAAATGGGTGGTCCATGGCTGTAACTGGAGAGTCTAAAAATTCAATTGAAGGTGCACCTaagaacaaaatatatgaagaatgaaaattaaatctCCATTTTTCAGGATACAAAAGTTATTTCAATGCAAAATAAATTAGAACCTCAGCAGATTAATTAGAAAAAATCtttctataaaaaaatttttatttagatttttatctgTCATAGAAAGTAAAGAGAATTAGGTAGAAGTATGTTTGTACTTCTCAGAGatctttttcacagaaaaaagaaGTTATGCATGAATGTAACTACGACAAAGTGGTACAAAACCTTAATACAGTCacaaaaatattatcaaaagTAAGATGTTCATGACAAAGAACCTATAGTTGAAGAAGACAGAATAAGTACATTTTTACTCTGTTCCTTACTGGGAAACCATCTCAAAACAAAGTAtggacaataaagaaaaattcaatgaaaTGAGGAAACATCCATAACCCCATACCACAGAATTACAAAAACCAACTGCTAAATACATTGACTTTTGGACCAAAAGGAAGGAAGCTGTAGAGAAAATTTTTAAGTGCTCTATATTCTTCACAAACCACCATCTCTCCTATATCCCTCTTCCCACACAGTGgataaagggaaggaaataaactCTTAATcctatttggttttttaaatgagTCCTTTCTTATAAGCTGAACAGTGTGGGACAATTGCTCgttctttcattttcctgtccgctccttccccagctcctctCTCTTGGGGTTGGAGGAAATATAAGAGAAGGAGCTCAGGTCCACTGAGGCCCCTGTGCTGTCCTCTGCTTGCTGCATGCACTACTGATCTCAAATGCTCAAGGCTGGTAAGTGGTGATTTAGTCTCGCAGCTTGGTGGAACCTCACACTTGCTCTCACTAGAAGTATAAACCCCCCGATGCCTGCCACTTCCTCTACTGAATCCCCCAGAGCTCAGAACACCCACCCTCTAGCTCTACTTGGGATCCCCTTGCTATGACAAATGTCTCAACTGCCGTATGGCTCAGCTGCCTTCCAACCACCCACTAGGAGCTGGGCATTACGGACTCCTTCTGCATCACAAAGGAACCAAATCAGCAAGTTGTCATCTCTGTCCAGGACTCTACATGGCTAATAGAGCAGATGCCCTCTGCCCCAGGTTCCCCTACATCTGAAATCAAGGCAAAGACATCTTGTTTCCTCTCCTCACTCTCACCTTTCCTCACCACACCTTCCCTCAAGGGCCAAAAGCgggagattttctctctttataaGATGCCTAAGTGATAAAATACTAGAAGGCATAAGAAGGCAAGACGCCAACTATTCCCACTATTACTTAGCACAGTTCTGCAAGTACGAGATATTGTAATTAGTTAAGAGTAAGAGCCAGAAAatactggaaaaggcaaaaataccaCGATGTACAACACTGACCAAACATTTAAACTCTAACATTAAGTAATAAAGGACTGGTAACAAAAGCaacataaaatatttgcttttcaataaacaaataataatcagctagaaaatataaaggaaggaaaaaatgctaCATATGATagctataaaaaaaattaaacacccacaaataaaattaaggaaattaagaaacagattgaGGACTTTCATGAAGATAACTTCAGAATTCCACTCAGCTACACAGAAAACAAATGCAGGgactcaacattttaaaatattaattcttggggcacttgggtggctcaggcagttaagcagctgccttgtgcttgggtcatgatcccagggtcctgggactgagccccacatcaggctccctgcttggcggagagcctgcttcttcctctccctctgcctgcctctctgcctactctgccactctgtgctctctgtcaaatatgtaaaatcttgtattaaaaaaataagatattaatttttcctACATTAATCCATATATTCAACATGATTATGGACTAAATAATAGAATGTTTTTGTAAAAATAGAATGTTTTGTAATAATAGAATGTTGTCGAAAATAATGCCAAAGTTCTGAAAAAAATTAGAGAGTAAGAATAAGTCGGGAAAATTCTGAAGTAATGAAATGAAgtcataaatattaatttattataaagttGTAGCACTGAAAATGGCATGGTAGTTGCTCAGAAATAGACAACAAGCAAGCAGAAGCAATTAGCCTTGAACAATTTCTGGTTTGAACCCAGCCCTACCACTTATTAGcagaataacaaagaaaaagatgttgTACTTCTCTGTGctgagtttccttatctgtaaaataagagtaATAATAGCGCTTAACTcagttattgtgaggattaaatgcatTAATAGATATAAAGAGGCTGGAAAGACTCATGGAagtacaaagctgcaatcatcaTCAACATTTTGCCATTGGGAACTGGGTTTCCTGTAACTGTTCCATGAGCTTAATACAATCATGTACCcatgaaaattgaaaaatgatttatttatggAATCTAACAAGCTAATTGTAAAATTACctagaagagaaaatacagataTACCACAGGAatcttgagagaaaaagaaaatacaaacaggaAGCATTTACCAAACCAAATATCAAAACATACtacaaagaataataatgaaaaataagtaaTACTGACCCAAAATAGACGAATAGGCCAATGACACAAAATAGTATGACAAAATATGAGAAGGGTAAAGTTTCAAATTATTTGGGAAAGAATGGTGTTTGGATAACTTGCCATCAATTTGGACAAAAACTGAAATTATACATACCTCACATtttcacaaaaaaaaatgtattccaaatacatgaaaaagctaaacatagaaacaaaaaaagaattaagtattAAAGTGCATGAAGGTGAACATAATCATATAATTGCCTCCAAAATTTAAaagctggatttaaaaaaaaaaaagacaaaagcttggaagaagatatctgcaaaataaatgacaaaagactGGTACACAGATTATATAGATTACTATAAAAGTATTAGTACAAAAGACTACATAGATTAGCTCAAAAGATTAGTACATAGATTATATAAGACTATAAGTAAATGagagaagataaaaatgtaaaaatgagcAAAGTATATAACGGACAAGTCACAGAAAGCTAAACAgccaataaatacaaaaagactCTCCTCTCACTGGTTATTAAACCAGGGAAATCAGactgaaacaaaaacattttcacaGCTCAGACTGACAAAACATTGGGTCTGCAATATCAGTGACCAGCATAAATGTGAGAAACAGGAAAGCTAAACAATCTAGAGGAAGTATAAACAAGTACAACATTTTGGAAGGCAATTTGACAGAACGTCTTACTGAAATTTCACACACTTCAACCCAACAATTCTGCTTCTCTGTATCTACCTTGGAGTCAGATTTATGTAGCACACAAGCAAGAAAGTTCAAGAATGTTTTTGGCAGGACtagttgtaaagaaaaaaaaaatggaaacaatctaaatgccATGAACGAGGTTTAGAAAAATTGACAGAATAGCTTAGAAAACCTGATAAATTGACAGCGTGGAATATTATGTGGGAGGATTAAAAGAATTGAATAGATTTGCGTATTCTGACCTGACAGACCTTCAGATTTTTTCCGAGTTAAAAACgataaaaatatatgctaaaaagaaaaataaattgtcaaTCAAATATAATTATCGATTATCAATGACAGCAAATTACCCTCTGGGAAAGGACCTGAGGTAAAGAGAGGTGTTCAAGGGGGCCTTACAATACTTCATTTCTCTTGTTTGAATCTTGTACAAGAAACATTCATTCACGTTTATGTAATTTTTGTACTGAAAAAAActgaatacaagaaaaaaaatccatacacgCAGAAGTATTTAAAGTAGATAGGAACCATATTCTTCTCCCAATTCTATTcaacttcagaaaaataaaaaaaaagaatacggcTACCTTCAATAGTTCAAGATATATCCAACTGAACTTTTCCCTATATTACTTAGAACTTTCATGTATGCAAGCAGTGTGTGCatacattattataaatgtgataacatgtatacatatatatcggcatatgcacacacagacataaGCCTGTTTCCAAAATGAGACGGCTATAATGGCAAAAAAAGTTGCATACGATAGAGCAACACGTAAAGTATATCatatcaaataaaaagaaatactcagCTATTACAAACAACAGGGTTGTGGGTTGGGATTTGGATACAAGTATTGGAGTAGGAGTGatcttttttcctgtgttttctatAATGACCATATAGTATATAGTAGCAACAaaacctttattaaaaaataaaaatcaaatgagagAATGGTTTCTGGAAAAAACTAAAGAATATGAAGTGTGGAACAAATATAGGGCTTCACTCTCACCAGCACACATAAAAACAATATGACAAGCTCACATTTCATTGATCGACACTTACCAATCCCACTGTCATCTAATCGCATGTAGCCTTCTGCCAGTGAGCTGAAGCCTGTTAAGCCTCCCATTGCTGCATAAGGGACATCCTGTCCCACTGGCTTTCCCTGAGCCAGTCTTTCTTGCTTAGTTTCCACGACTGTGTCATGAGCATATGCAGGCTGACCACAAGCACAAGTGAAGCAACTATGGAATCCCGAACACTTGGAACCTGAATCAAGATGTGAAGGGAGTCAAAGGTCTTTAAATATAGGTACTAAGTTGTCTGCCCTAAAAATGCTCAGCTTGGCCACAATCACCTGAATCTGAATCCCTCATATGCTATCCTCAGGCTTCTAAAACTCTAGCCTCCAGCCCCTGAACTTCCTTCCAGCCACTGTTCTGTAAGATGCTGAAGTGAGTAAGGTAAGGCAAGGTatatagcaggaaaaaaaatactggaaaaaccAACTGGGACTAAAAGAAATTGGGCTAACACTGGAAAGCCAGGAAATGTAGGCCCTCTCCTCAAATATGGAGTTAAAAGCAGATGTGGATAGCCCCGTGGCAGAACCAGGTGAAGAGAGAACGTGGAGGCCTCCCTGTGGATGAATGCCCCATAAAAGCTTTATAGGAAAGCCAACTACAACATAGAAAGGACACAATGGAATAATTTAACAATAGAGAGCaaagaagtactgatacatgccacACCATGAATGACTCATacaaacattatgctaagtgaaagaagccagttacaaaaggCTACATATTCTATgcttccattcatatgaaatgccTAGAATAGGCAAGTCCACAGAGTCAGGAAGTTAATTCTTGGTtgccttggggtgggggagaggaaggaataaGGAATGACTACTAATGGATATGGAGTTTCTTTTGGGGGCAAtgagaatgttctaaaattgactgtggtgatggttgcacaattctaTGAGTATATTAAAGACCACTGAACTGTACCCTTGAAATGGATGAGTtctatggtatgtgaattatatctcttttttttttaaatttggggatTTTTGTGATGActttgacaaatttttttttagatttaatttatttatttgacagagagatcacaagtaggcagagaggcaggcagagagagaggaagggaaggaggctccctgatgagcagagagcctgatgcagggctcgatcccaggaccctgagatcatgacctgagcagaaggcagagcctttaacccactgagccacccaggcacccctgtgaattatatcttaatgAAAGTGttatatagggacacctgggtggctcagtcagttaagctgctgccttcggctcaggtcatgatcacaggatcctgggatggagtcccgcatggggctccttaaTTGgcagagagagcctgcttctctctctgcctctgcctgccattctgcctgcttctgcgagcgcaatctctctctctctgacaaataaataaataaacaaaatctttaaaaaaaaaaaggttatatatattaaaaaaaaaaaaacatacagaagTGGAGGCCAGAATACACCATTAACAAAATTTTACACACTCACACTTCTAAAAAATGTGTATGGGAACCAAAGCGCATAACAAATTTTATCCAACTACTTCCATACTTAGCCAGTGAAAATACATTTGATCCTGCCCCATCATTAAAAGTCTTTTATAACATATTTCAATTCCAACTACTATGAAAATTAGAATAACTATCTACTtaagaaaatactgaaataatgTCCTACCTATACCAAGGGGGTTTTAAAAGGATGATCAAGTGAAAGGGCTGGGATTTGGGTACAGGTATTAAGGTAAGGATGCTATCACTTATAAAGTGCTAAAATTGTTATGTTGCCTTTTGCTTTTCTCATCAGCCTTCATTTTAGGCAATAACATAATAATCTGCCAGCAAAttacaaagttgttttttttttacttatcagATCCTTTCTAAAAACCTCTCAACAGAATTTAGTTGATAAAATTcccattcaaaaatttaaatctgggggcgcctggatggctcagttgctaagtgtctgcctctggctcaggtcatgatcccagggtcctgggatcgagccccacatcaggctctctgcttggcaggaggcctgcttctccctctcgcactacctctgcttgtgctctatgtctctctctctgtcaaataaataaaatcttaaaattgaaaaaaaaatttaaaaaaaaaaatttaaatctggggcacctggttacCTCAGTCAGGAGAGCACAAAACTCTAAATCTcaagattgtgagttcaagccccctcttgggtgtggagcctatttaaaaataaactaactaACTGACTAAAATTTAAATCAGATCACatctaagtatttttaaaatctattactATCATTTAACCTATTTGAATTTCACGAAATTAGGGCTTATGATTACAAAACAACTCAGTTTTTccacaaaaataacattttagagTAGTTGTCCATCAAACTTTTCTGAGTTGTTTAATATTGACTAGGCACTAAACAAAACTGGCACAAAGACGCattaaatattcaataaagaaagacaaaattctgttggtgtttttctttttttttttaaagatttatttatttgacagagagaaatcacaagagaggcaggcagagagagaggaagggaagcagcctctccgccgagcagagagcccgatgcgggactcgatcccaggaccctgagatcatgacctgagccgaaggccgcggcttaacccactgagccacccaggcgccctgttggtGTTTTTCTAACAATGTAACTCACAGGCATTGCACAGAAAGCCGGGCGCAGAACTGTGCTGATCCGCAAAGTGCTTGCACCTGCAGCGAATGGGCTGCGCGCCGTTCAGAGGGACGTAAAGGTACGCCGTGCACCCGCAGCCCCTCACTCGGCAAGGGAGACTGATGGGGCGTTGCTGTGGAATCGTTTCAAAGTCAGTTTTATGTTGCTTatacctacaaaaaaaaaaaatcaaatgaaaggaaagaaataaaaacaatgcagGGATTGCTGGAAATTACTATCTCTGTCctgttaaatataaaattattcaaaatttttttatttttatttgctgttcttgttcgtaaggcaaaaataaactccCTTAACAGTATTTCTGTCAGCTCCGTCACAAATTGCTTTGGTCGGAGAAAACCTTCATTCCtttagatttttatctttagttatttaagaaaaattttcacagcaatatacaaagaaatataattcCCTTAAGATACCACTGAAGATTCTTTAATATGGAACCACAACCTATGAGTATggaagaagttctttataaaaattctttCTATTGAAgtacattatttaaatttattttcataggtttgctataaaactgaaatgagtttaataaacatatatgaatgctatttattttaatataattccatttttatggaattttgcattttccatttaatataattccatttttaacttttaacttcaaaataaattgtcaacatttttaaaagccaaagcTCTTTGTCAAAACACTGTAATTTTCTTAAACAGGCCACTCACTTCCTGCTCTTCAGGTGATactcaataaaataatattgaatttATTATTCTTAACATTACTCTAGGTAGTACAAGTTAAAatagcaatgagataccattttgcACTTAGCAAAGAGaaccaatatttttttaaactatacatAATTCACAATGCTGTCAAGAGTGTTATAAAAGAAACTTTCTCATTTAATGTTTCAAGAAACTTAAAAAGATCCATCCATACTTCCCATGGCTTATATAATTTCACATATAGCATTTTCTAATGTATATAATTATCAAATCACTCTTACACaactgaaactaacattacataTCAAttctatgtcaataaaaataaaatcattaaatggttaaaaaaaaaaaaaaacctttaaccCAGAgctcatttttcaaaaatacacGTCCAGAAAGTATTTCTGTGTATAGAAAGAGTTGTGTGCATAAAGATGGTATCAGCAATAGTACTTACAATagcaatacacatacacacacatatacaacatattaataagggaatgaatgagtaaatcaaTAGACAACAGTTTTTACAATTTTTAGCAGTGAAACCCTTCCTGCAAAAAAAATCTCTTACAGaaccataatatataaaatagacaAAAGCAGAATTGGTTAAAGCAAGGGAAAGAGGCAAAATTAGAGTCTGTCCTTCCTCTAACCTGCCCTTCCATGTCATACTGCTGAAACTCCCTCATAGCTCTAAGGAACACATAACGAACACCACTGGACTAGCTAGAATATTGAGCAGGTATTAAAAATCTtatttgggggggcgcctgggtggctcagtgggttaaagcctctgccttcggctcgggtcatgatcccagggtcctaggattgagctccacatcgggctctctgctcagcgggaagcctgcttcccccctctctctgcctgcctttctgcctgcttgtcatctctgtctatcaaataaataaataaaatcttttttaaaaaatcttatttgtgggggcatgtgggtggctcagtcggttgagcgtctgcctttggctcaggtcatgatcccagagtcctaggttggagccctgtgtcagactccctgcccagtagggagcctgcttctcccactcctcccaccttgtactctctctcactatctctctctctctctctcaaataaataaatttttttttaaaatcttatttgtgATTACTATATAACAATGTGGAAACATTTCTGTGACTGTCATTAAAAACTTGTTCAATATTTATATGCACACATTATTTACAACGA
This genomic interval carries:
- the FAM221A gene encoding protein FAM221A isoform X1, with the protein product MERLTLPSGGAAAVDEYLEYRRIVGEDDGGKLFTPEEYEEYKKRVLPMRLQNRLFVSWRSPTGMDCKLVGPETLCFCTHRYKQHKTDFETIPQQRPISLPCRVRGCGCTAYLYVPLNGAQPIRCRCKHFADQHSSAPGFLCNACSKCSGFHSCFTCACGQPAYAHDTVVETKQERLAQGKPVGQDVPYAAMGGLTGFSSLAEGYMRLDDSGIGAPSIEFLDSPVTAMDHPFLKAFQASSSSSPLTDVGTSSQVSSLKRPEEDDMAFFERRYQERIKMEKVAKQKGKAPLPSNTKPS
- the FAM221A gene encoding protein FAM221A isoform X3, encoding MERLTLPSGGAAAVDEYLEYRRIVGEDDGGKLFTPEEYEEYKKRVLPMRLQNRLFVSWRSPTGMDCKLVGPETLCFCTHRYKQHKTDFETIPQQRPISLPCRVRGCGCTAYLYVPLNGAQPIRCRCKHFADQHSSAPGFLCNACSKCSGFHSCFTCACGQPAYAHDTVVETKQERLAQGKPVGQDVPYAAMGGLTGFSSLAEGYMRLDDSGIGAPSIEFLDSPVTAMDHPFLKAFQASSSSSPLTDVSFQLLPENCGPHSVFSSPRKAQDCPWLEVPPFCGSPRRYK
- the FAM221A gene encoding protein FAM221A isoform X4; translation: MERLTLPSGGAAAVDEYLEYRRIVGEDDGGKLFTPEEYEEYKKRVLPMRLQNRLFVSWRSPTGMDCKLVGPETLCFCTHRYKQHKTDFETIPQQRPISLPCRVRGCGCTAYLYVPLNGAQPIRCRCKHFADQHSSAPGFLCNACSKCSGFHSCFTCACGQPAYAHDTVVETKQERLAQGKPVGQDVPYAAMGGLTGFSSLAEGYMRLDDSGIGAPSIEFLDSPVTAMDHPFLKAFQASSSSSPLTDVGTSSQVSSLKRPEEDDMAFFERRYQERRREKAAT
- the FAM221A gene encoding protein FAM221A isoform X2, which produces MERLTLPSGGAAAVDEYLEYRRIVGEDDGGKLFTPEEYEEYKKRVLPMRLQNRLFVSWRSPTGMDCKLVGPETLCFCTHRYKQHKTDFETIPQQRPISLPCRVRGCGCTAYLYVPLNGAQPIRCRCKHFADQHSSAPGFLCNACSKCSGFHSCFTCACGQPAYAHDTVVETKQERLAQGKPVGQDVPYAAMGGLTGFSSLAEGYMRLDDSGIGAPSIEFLDSPVTAMDHPFLKAFQASSSSSPLTDVGTSSQVSSLKRPEEDDMAFFERRYQERGSSDSVTWDCLLEPLCHHSM